The following nucleotide sequence is from Salvelinus sp. IW2-2015 linkage group LG26, ASM291031v2, whole genome shotgun sequence.
GTCTTCATTCTATgaagggccgagtgtctgcgggtattcgctcctcccttgtacttgattgatgaattaaggtctctaattagtaaagaactcccctcacctggtctaggtcttaaatgaaagaagaagaaaaaacgctAAGCCCTCTAtgggatgagtttgacacccctgcccaaCGTGATTGATCATATTTCTAATGTGGCTTTCTCTTCAAAACGTTTTCTCTACTGAATATAACCCAGGATTTCCCTTCAGCCATTTGACACTATTTTGATGACGTTTACGGAAGTTATAGCGCCTCTGATGTGGACAAAATGATCGGGGATCTCTTGATATTCGGGTAATGTTCtcctttttaaaattgtattattgAAACAAATCAACGACTTAATGAAAAGATTaatgctatttaaaaaaattggtAATGTGATATTAAGCAATAGTGGTATTTTGTTTCAACCAGCCAGTGTGTAGTTTGATTGTTGTTCTTAGTAAGCTAACGCGTAactagcaggcgtaaaagaaagctAACTACTACCAGCTACGCCTGTGTGGCTGAGAAAGCCTAGTTAGCTACTTTCTTTGCCAgctcactaacgttagctaactacagTAGCCCAGTTTAGACTTGCTTAGTGACAAAGTTGGAGTTCTGTGCCATGGCATGTGCTTTATTAAAAGTGATCATTTCTAATTGTCTGTGTCCTCCTTTTTAGGACCTTACTCATGAATGCTGGTGCTGTGTTAAACTTCAAACTGTGAGTATGATACAATTTGAGTCTTGCCCTGAAGACGTTGTGCATGTGTAACCGGTACTGTAGCTCTGCGTTGTGTGTGATTGATTGAGACTAAAGACGTTGACTTCAGAGATCAGTTTGTTTTATTGTATCAGAGTTCTCTCTCCTGCAtccaaaagaaaatacaaaacatttgtaGAGCATAAATAGGTTCTGCCAATCgtcacctctctcgctctcctattGCATCAAAATGATTTTAGAATAGAAAAGTGAGTACAACCTCTCCTTGTAATGTATCAACACAATGTACATTTTACATAGATAAAACCACATACCTGCATCCAAAAGAAGACaaaacatttgtagagcacaAATACGTTCTGCCAGTCGCCGCCTCTGAACAACAGACGGACAATACAAAGGACTGGGATCAGTCGAGGAGCTTGCCATCGTTCACACATACAAtaccttagctagctagtaaccacATGTTGAATTCAGAATGTTAATATCATCCTAAAAAGTACAATTACATCTTAACAATACCATCCACTTATGAGTAAACTATACATCATTATTCATGAACAAAACACTGACTTTGTGCTTAATCTAACTTTTTTCTGAAGATGACAGAAAAAGCGTACCTACCTCTCCTAGTGCATCAAATTTATTTGAGCACACAGGACAAAACATAAGTATGCGCTCCCCTAATTCCCCAGgatgcaggaatgcgtaataacAAATCAACATGCTATGTTAATATATGAACCTGGTGAAATTCAAAGTATTATAACAACTGATACACCTGCTAACACTGGTAATAGCCAATATTGCTCAACCACATATTTTTACTAGCTCATCAATACAAGACAAACAACACTGTCCTCTAttacagaaagagaaaggagacacATGGAGGATTTGGAGATGAACCTCGTGGACCAACTACAGGTGTGTAATACATGATGGTGTATTAAAAACCTCACCCGTGAGAACTTCACAGGGTAACTATCCATGTAAAAGTAGGGACACTTGAGTGGTCTGCATTGAGATAGATAATCTATTTTTCAAGAACATTAGGCTGCAGGCAGCTATGGCTGATGTTTCTGCATTGTTTGTATACCTTCCTCTGTGCCTTTGAGTCAGGCTGAAGCATGATTGGTACGCTGCATTGCATGATGGACAGTAGCCCAATATTGGACTAAAGGAGCTTAACCGTACTCCTTATAGTTCTAGGAGCTTACATGTTCTCTTTGAGGCGAATTGTCTCTGGCAGCCAAAACATCCACATACGCCATCTAAATGTGAATTGATTCTCAATTGctgtacggttctagaaacataaaacactctactttcatatcacatcaaattaatttcacaaatgcaaaatatacttactgtacactgttttaacagttgcatccaacagtatttttcagtgacaacatgtttgtcagtcttccgtttacacacaggtgttcagcgacgcagatagctaattagcacaggtagtcgaCTCTGTCTTCCGTTTGTTTTCCTTAAACAAGCGATGTAAAATGGAAATATGGCCATGTGGGAACTCTAACCCttttaaaggtgtgtgtgtgtgtggttatttaCCTTTTTGGGGAAAAttatttcttgctgatatgaaaggtAAGTTCCTTTCCAAAACCGTATTGCAAGCGATGTGTGTTAACGTTTAGAGCAAGTGTCGGgactcttaacaaaactcccccagcCAGAAGACACTTAAGATACTATCGTCAATAGGCGCTAAAGGTAGTTAGCATCTATAAACGGGCTAGATGGACCAATAACACACAATGAACGTCTGAAATTATGTCATGGTGTATTTGTTTTAGGTGACAACATCAGGGAGTTCCTCCTGAGTCTACGTTACTTCCGGATCTTCATTGCTTTATGGAACATCTTCATGATGTTTTGCATGATTCTGTAAGTATCTGCCATCTTGTAGAGGCTAatctacttaagcaataaggcccgagggggtgtggtgtatatggccaatataccacggctaagtgctcTTCTTACGCACGATTGGCCACATATGccacacccctgaggtgccttattgctattatgaactggttaccaacataattacagGAGTAAAaagaatgttttgtcatacccgtggtatatggtctgatataccacagctttcagccaatcagcattcagggctcgacccactCAGATTATAATAGTAATGTTCACACTGAGGTGCTTCTGTGCCTCAAAAGGTATACTCCTTATTGActataatgtattgtgtatttattGCCCATATCTATTACATTTACAGATTGTTTGGATCATGATCAACTTCGTTGTTGGATTGGGGACCCCTGCTaaaaaatgaaacaaatattACATATTTTTCAAGTTGATCCTTTGATGGGTTGCTCTTGTGTCAGATCCTGTGACCATTCTGTGCATTTACCTTGTATTTATATATCTCAATGTCTTGCCTGTAATTTTCAGTAAGCAGATTATTCTGCATAATAACACTTACTACTACACGTATACGTTAGTTAAAACACATTTGTACATGTTATATTTGAACCTCCATGTTTATTCAACTGTGAATATACAAAACATTGGAGTCTTGGCTGTTCTCTTCATAATTTTCTGTTCCTTTCAGGCTTTTACTATCTTATTTGGGTTGCTGACCTGTTATTTATAGTCCTCATTTTCTTCTAAAACTTGTGGatacaatgagaaaatatgtaaATCCCCAACCAttttagacatgtttgatgtgtttctTACATAGGTCTTCTGATGTTACCAGCAGTCAGACTTCAATTCATCGTTGTGTACTTTTGTCACGTCTATAATCTAGTTCTATATAATAAACCTTTACTCTGAAATGCACCTGGTGTTTTCAGCACAccttttttccttttctattCCGGTATTTGAGTAGTGTTTCAGTGATACTCGACCTTAGTTGGTTGCTGTACTTAATCATGTATttaacacactcactcacctgtGTAagcatgtaaaacatttttgtatTAAGTCTTCATTAAATGAATGAGCATAGGCCTATATAGGCTACAGTTTTGACATTTATCAGAATGTATTTTTTGGGCTCTACTGTTCATGCTAAATGTATTGAATTGAGACTACATAATGTTTAGTCTAAGACTAGATGCcctcccatggctgcgcccctgcccagtcatgtgaaatgcatagattggggcctaatgcatttatttcaattgactgattaccttatATGATCTGTAATCAATAAAATCATTAATTGTTGCGTTTACGTTActgttcagtatacatacagaataatacgaactGCTCTGAGACAACGTTGACCAGCTAGTGTTCGGTGACACATCCATACTGCAATATAATAACCCAGTAATGAAACTGAAGGTATACAAAAAATAATACCTCCTTATGTTGATACATTTCCATTCACAGTCGATGGCAGTGTACGTGGTGACATCTGACGTTTCTGTGTTACAACATTTCCCACCATGCACCAGGAGAGcgtttttcaacagcagagaaacCGATGTTGAAAGACCACTGCCACAGCGTTGGCTACTGCCGAAGAGGCAGTCGAACACATGAGTATTCGATAGATCCTCTCTCTGGAGACAGTTATTCATTGCAAAATACATGAATACACCTGGACAAACAATAAAGCCCCATAGAATATGGGGCTTTATTTACTAACACATCTCCCAAAAGGCCTGTGAGTGTCTAAGTCACCCACCCGTCTTTTCGGAGGATTCCTCGCCCTCGTCTACTGTACTGATCCGCACCACCGCCAGGCAATGACATCGGCTACGGCAACTCCGCAGGAGATGAGAGACCGGCTGATGCAGGCCATCGATGGCCAAAGCAATGTGAGTTAATTAGTTAACGTTTCCACAAATTTTAAGTGTCTGTGCCCACAATTGCAATGGTCCCCTATTGTGATTGTCTTATGACTAACGTCGACAGTGTACATTAGCTaactacagtaacgttagctaacgcgCGTTAGTTAGCTGTAAGCCTGGTAGCTAGGTAGATCTAAGAGTTTGTTAAACTAAGTAAATACTAGATACTAAGCTAGTTAATTAGCTGTGTAGTAACTAGCTAAACACACTGGACTCTGGACTGACCCCCAGCATGTTGATAGCTTCGTATAAACAATACCGCGGTGTTGCTGGTAATGAACCATTCATGTAAACTCGCGAGATCAGGCGGCTTGCRAGGCTAGCATGTTGACATATTCGGTTCTCAACCAATAGTATAAATCAATCATTATTCTCAAccgttattatacctcagtgttTTCAACCTGTCTCAGTTATGCTAATAAGATAACTATCTGCTTACCTGTCATTTAgcacagctagctagttagttttgacttcgaagcttaatgttagctaactagcaagcaagcTAACTAcactgggggaaaaaatatgaacgcaacatgtaaattgttggtcccatgtttcatgagctgaaacaaaagatcccagaaatgctcTATACCCACAAAacgcttatttatctcaaatttgttagtgagcatttaaactttgccaagataatccatccacttgacaggtgtggcatagggcttaattcatttaaattgacagatttcctcatatgaactgtaactcagtaaaatcaatgaaattgttgcatgttgcgttttatttttgttcagtgtagttaaagTTGCGAACAGTACCGTTGCCTAGGATTGTTGTAGCTAACCAGAGATAAAAACTGCGACTTTCTCGGAGTTTAGTCCACCACTCTTTTACTGATTTTAAGTTAGGACCAAGTAGACTGGCGAGTGTGTACATTCAGCTAACTGCTTACtaggcactgtagctagctaaccagctaactaAATGGAAGAATGACCTGACCACTCAATGGAAGAATGACCTGACCACCCAACACCAATGTCAGCAATGTCTTTGGTAATTAGCTACATGTAGCATTCACACACAGTCAGTGATTAGTAAAGAGAATTTGACAGACAAGAATGTTTAAATTGGAAGCGCACTAAACATATTCAGCACAGCCAGACTTGGATCAGTTTGTAGTGTAGGCTTAGTATGGGTGCCATCAGTCAAAGGCTACTTATGCTATTTGATATTAACAAAGTGTTCCCTTGAAAGAAATGGCTGAGGTAACCAAATGTGTTGTTGAAGTGACAACACATTGCAAGGATTCTTGCCAAGTCTGTTGGTCAGGACTTGTGGGCCTACCTATCATAGGCATTAGTGCTGAGCAATTTAGTGCTTTTTGAAGtcggtttgattataaaaaatatatatatataaaaaataaaaaaaagaagtcCCGTATTtcagtttaacattattttttttacatgcattatgaaataatgaccGTAAAATGATAAGCTTTTTAATGTaaattccaaagccaaaaatagttaacattcaattgccaaaaaatgaaaatattccattgtctctcaGGTCCACATAGAAAAATAGGAAATAttgaaatatttcagttgtgtatatttcgttttatttaatttgattatttttcattccttaaagtAATCTcggctcaggcagtagcagccagccagacaaccatCTAACATGACTCTGTTCTCCCcgtactgtctttagtcatcctatttagctagacTAGCCTGCCTAAGTActgtatgctgcagagctgtcagATGATCATTTTACTAGTTTTTAAAAGTACATAAGGCATACTTTCAACAGTGGTGTAAATTAatacttaagtagatttttggggtttctgtacttcactatttttatttttgacaacttttacttaactacattcctaaagaaaattctgtactttttactccatacattttcccagacacccaaaaatactcgttacattttgaatgcttagcaggacagtaaaatggtccaattcacaaacTTATAAAGAAGACATCTCTACTGGCTctggtctggcggactcactaaacacaaattcttaatttgtaaatgatgcTGGAGTGTGGCCCTGGatatccgtacattttaaaaacacattgtgctgtctggtttgcttaatataaggaatttgaaatgatttttacttttgatacttaagtatatttcaaaccaaatacttttactcaagtagtattttactgggtgactcacttttacttgtgtcattttctattaaggtacctttacttttactcaagtatgacaattgggtactttttccaccactgacttccacaaactgtctctatccgtctctctcgtCGTAGTGTTGTGTACATTCCGCTCTCATGCGGCGGTGTTTGCGGTCTGTGTGTATCTTaccctaacgtagcaggcgtaaaagtgtATCCACTTTGATCCGGAAAATAACAGTGGATTATGACTGTTAATG
It contains:
- the LOC111952513 gene encoding small integral membrane protein 7, whose protein sequence is MIGDLLIFGTLLMNAGAVLNFKLKRKETHGGFGDEPRGPTTGDNIREFLLSLRYFRIFIALWNIFMMFCMILLFGS